A portion of the Stigmatella aurantiaca DW4/3-1 genome contains these proteins:
- a CDS encoding AAA domain-containing protein: MSEFDVRQHLSYLFAPGGQLHERYAPPVEGEVEDLVPGNVWQTFVYPHGAANPLIMRIYRLGAAETVLTSFWRNETRALMRISRRQHPALPILRDAASLPSLGLGYLFIEDPGQPLVGAHIALQRLRKDRVHALRMLLNLLDAVALLHREGLIHRTITPQVLCALDEHDSSPRLDGFQMSAFVASWLRGQGVVHESRGSALLPRDAASLITLAPERLGPLLGRSVRDLENFSCDVFSLGMVGIDWFVGLPPQEECRAAVLNGYDESAHRRLIESAQQRLRQAQLPLELRRLLEQMTAPAARNRIPSAIEAHATLGRLFPSLLNQFEAEASQARRAPLHLYFLRQSVERMYKDGAGRSAPERLDEQEYAGLIERDLTGGVLTWSPQGFEPWDSGVAQDAGSAKVVLLGQRYAYFCQYLYQDSPKEDRRVLVVKYADHASRVRELRNQPRQRTMPTVSASFFRQTGRTRPPATDDSWADLVESIRFDSASIHVPEVSATVDWLVQVHEAELAIKEYAYERVEDGPAPPGDLTPRPIILRATARQPPTHLKDPKDAFAELFWRAGKVPEMGDFFERMVEEAVDRDEQPVFLLRDEQGRDVPLKLQFDARLDARSVRFKPMEGDRLIPRRGRLRLDDSRSRAVLHRQQRAALGLSQDHELLAQLREPRALELATPAELQHVARHIQDERTAQLIRRIIASWPLFVLQGPPGTGKTFVASNVILDVLKTDPFARILVSAQSNDALDNLLEVISEQLRKSWPDKELRPLSVRVASQATEHRVSLRARDSLVAHVVEDMRGRLERSEASDNTPALAAIQDQWQTTARKQELDVELFHRVQRAASIVFATCAGAGANTEAMRAGGFDLVVIEEAARAWLSELAIPLVQGDRWLLIGDQAQLPAFRYGEVEQMLRHDIRERLTAESVGRPATEAMLPYLKHFRHLMEGASAHGSSSPPRHMIDEQRRMHPDISELVSHGFYGGQLRPHPDTRRLHGVKRPEQFRQSALLWVDTSSLGIGAYERGRTNQAEMQLLKHLLNTMGELRQHDPDIPAVVVLTPYLKQRELLRKRIQLAPESFHSVDSFQGRQAEVVFVSLVRNNANERQAQALGFLDDPARINVMFSRARRLLVILGSLRHFERFSDLPHWANVTRHIRSQERFRLNAADPALGFHFKASSGGKP; encoded by the coding sequence ATGAGCGAGTTCGACGTCCGTCAGCACCTCTCCTACCTATTCGCGCCCGGAGGGCAGCTCCATGAGCGCTATGCGCCCCCCGTGGAGGGAGAGGTCGAGGACCTCGTCCCCGGCAACGTGTGGCAAACCTTCGTCTACCCCCATGGCGCCGCCAACCCCCTCATCATGCGCATCTACCGGCTGGGCGCCGCCGAGACGGTGCTCACGAGCTTCTGGCGCAACGAGACACGGGCGCTGATGCGCATCTCCCGGCGCCAGCACCCTGCCCTGCCCATATTGCGCGATGCGGCGAGCCTGCCGAGCCTGGGCCTGGGCTACCTGTTCATCGAGGACCCGGGGCAGCCCCTCGTCGGAGCGCACATTGCGCTGCAGCGCCTGCGCAAGGACCGGGTGCATGCGCTGCGCATGCTGCTCAACCTGCTGGACGCCGTCGCCCTGCTGCACCGCGAGGGCCTCATCCACCGCACCATCACCCCCCAGGTGCTATGCGCGCTGGACGAGCACGACTCCAGCCCCCGCCTGGATGGCTTCCAGATGAGCGCCTTCGTCGCCAGCTGGCTGCGGGGCCAGGGCGTGGTGCATGAGTCCCGCGGCAGCGCCCTGCTGCCCCGTGACGCCGCCTCGCTCATCACTCTGGCGCCCGAGCGGCTGGGCCCGCTGCTGGGCCGCTCCGTGCGCGACCTGGAGAACTTCTCCTGTGACGTCTTCAGCCTCGGCATGGTGGGCATCGACTGGTTCGTCGGCCTGCCCCCCCAAGAGGAGTGCCGGGCGGCCGTCCTCAACGGGTATGACGAGAGCGCACATCGACGGCTCATCGAGAGCGCCCAGCAGCGGCTGCGCCAGGCGCAGTTGCCCCTGGAGCTGCGTCGGCTGCTCGAGCAGATGACGGCTCCCGCTGCGCGCAACCGCATCCCCTCCGCCATCGAGGCGCACGCCACCCTGGGGCGGCTGTTCCCCTCGCTGCTCAACCAGTTCGAGGCCGAGGCGAGCCAGGCGCGCCGGGCCCCGCTGCACCTGTACTTCCTGCGCCAGTCGGTGGAGCGGATGTACAAGGATGGCGCGGGGCGCAGCGCCCCGGAGCGGCTCGACGAGCAGGAATATGCGGGCCTCATCGAGCGAGACCTGACTGGAGGCGTGCTCACCTGGTCACCTCAGGGTTTCGAGCCCTGGGACAGCGGCGTGGCACAGGATGCCGGCTCCGCAAAAGTGGTTCTGCTGGGCCAGCGCTATGCCTACTTCTGCCAGTACCTCTACCAGGACAGCCCTAAAGAAGACCGCCGTGTCCTGGTGGTCAAGTACGCCGATCATGCCTCCAGGGTCCGTGAGCTGAGGAACCAACCTCGGCAGCGCACCATGCCTACGGTGAGCGCCTCCTTCTTCCGCCAGACCGGACGCACCCGGCCACCGGCCACCGATGACTCCTGGGCTGACCTCGTCGAATCCATCCGCTTTGACAGCGCCAGCATCCACGTCCCCGAGGTGAGCGCAACGGTCGACTGGCTGGTGCAGGTGCACGAGGCGGAGCTGGCAATCAAGGAGTACGCCTACGAGCGTGTGGAGGACGGCCCGGCACCTCCCGGGGACCTCACCCCTCGCCCCATCATCCTCCGAGCCACCGCCCGGCAACCGCCCACCCACCTCAAGGACCCGAAGGACGCCTTCGCCGAGCTGTTCTGGCGCGCGGGGAAGGTCCCTGAGATGGGCGACTTCTTCGAGCGCATGGTGGAGGAGGCGGTCGACCGCGACGAGCAGCCGGTCTTCCTGTTGCGGGATGAGCAGGGGCGAGACGTCCCCCTGAAGCTCCAGTTCGATGCGCGGCTCGATGCGCGCAGCGTGCGCTTCAAGCCCATGGAGGGAGACCGGCTGATTCCCCGCCGGGGCAGGCTCCGCCTGGATGACAGCCGCTCGCGCGCCGTGCTGCACCGTCAGCAGCGCGCGGCCCTGGGGTTGTCCCAGGACCACGAACTGCTCGCCCAGCTGCGCGAGCCGCGCGCGCTGGAGCTGGCAACGCCCGCCGAGTTGCAACACGTCGCGCGGCACATCCAGGACGAGCGCACAGCCCAGCTCATCCGCCGCATCATCGCCTCCTGGCCCCTATTCGTCCTGCAGGGGCCTCCGGGCACTGGCAAGACGTTCGTGGCCTCGAACGTCATCCTGGATGTGCTCAAGACGGACCCTTTCGCACGCATCCTGGTGAGTGCCCAGTCCAACGACGCGCTCGACAACCTCCTGGAGGTCATCAGCGAGCAGTTGCGCAAGAGCTGGCCGGATAAGGAGCTCCGCCCGCTGAGCGTGCGCGTTGCCAGCCAAGCCACGGAGCACCGGGTCAGCCTCCGGGCCAGGGACTCCCTCGTCGCGCATGTGGTGGAGGACATGCGCGGCCGCCTGGAGCGCAGCGAGGCCTCGGACAACACCCCGGCACTCGCGGCCATCCAAGACCAGTGGCAAACCACGGCCCGGAAGCAAGAGCTGGACGTCGAGCTCTTCCACAGGGTGCAGCGGGCGGCCAGCATCGTCTTTGCCACCTGCGCCGGTGCCGGCGCCAATACCGAGGCGATGCGCGCGGGCGGCTTCGACCTAGTGGTCATCGAGGAGGCCGCACGTGCCTGGCTGAGCGAGCTGGCCATCCCCCTCGTCCAGGGAGACCGCTGGCTGCTCATCGGCGACCAGGCGCAGCTGCCCGCCTTCCGCTACGGCGAGGTGGAACAGATGCTGCGCCATGACATCCGTGAGCGGTTGACGGCCGAAAGCGTGGGGCGCCCCGCCACCGAGGCGATGCTGCCCTACCTCAAGCACTTCCGGCACCTGATGGAGGGCGCTTCTGCGCACGGTTCCAGCTCGCCCCCCCGACACATGATTGACGAGCAGCGCCGAATGCACCCGGACATCAGCGAGTTGGTCAGCCACGGCTTCTATGGGGGCCAGCTGCGGCCCCACCCCGACACCCGGCGCCTTCATGGCGTGAAGCGTCCCGAGCAGTTCCGGCAGTCCGCCCTGCTCTGGGTGGACACCAGCTCGCTGGGCATCGGGGCCTACGAACGAGGCCGAACCAACCAGGCCGAGATGCAGTTGCTCAAGCACCTGCTCAACACCATGGGGGAGCTGCGCCAGCACGACCCGGACATTCCCGCCGTTGTTGTCCTGACGCCCTACCTCAAGCAGCGCGAACTCCTGCGCAAGCGAATCCAACTGGCGCCCGAGTCCTTCCACTCTGTGGACTCCTTCCAGGGCCGCCAGGCCGAGGTCGTCTTCGTCAGCCTAGTGCGCAACAACGCCAACGAGCGGCAGGCGCAAGCGCTGGGCTTCCTGGACGATCCGGCGCGCATCAACGTCATGTTCAGCCGGGCCCGGCGGCTGCTGGTCATCCTGGGCAGCCTGCGCCACTTCGAGCGCTTCTCGGACTTGCCGCACTGGGCCAACGTCACGCGCCACATCCGCTCCCAAGAGCGCTTCCGTCTCAATGCGGCCGACCCCGCCTTGGGCTTCCACTTCAAGGCCTCTTCCGGAGGAAAGCCGTGA
- a CDS encoding DUF2381 family protein, with protein sequence MFGALAQGLKAASGLFYRGKGWALVSLEIRNDSSQPRWTPQEAAFTGIRGPSLQARLVVEGQGAIGPGEQGRVLAVVDMPTLSADTFFTLELRGESGRTLKLPNIRFLKAMMEGGQ encoded by the coding sequence CTGTTCGGTGCTCTAGCCCAGGGCCTCAAAGCAGCCTCTGGGCTCTTCTATCGCGGGAAGGGATGGGCGCTGGTGTCGCTAGAGATTCGGAATGACTCCTCGCAACCTAGGTGGACACCGCAAGAGGCAGCGTTTACGGGGATACGAGGACCGTCGCTTCAAGCGCGGCTAGTAGTGGAAGGTCAGGGCGCGATCGGTCCAGGAGAACAAGGGCGAGTGCTTGCCGTGGTGGACATGCCGACGTTGAGTGCGGACACGTTCTTCACGTTGGAGTTACGTGGAGAGAGTGGCCGTACTCTCAAGCTTCCGAACATTCGTTTTCTGAAAGCGATGATGGAGGGGGGGCAATGA
- a CDS encoding Mov34/MPN/PAD-1 family protein, whose translation MTDWSGKTADGTFAVQIQAPVLGALDRLCREAGAFETGGILIGRYSDDLAVAIVREATPPPLDSRRGRSWFVRGVGGLGDILGNSWRAKERTYYVGEWHFHPVAHIEPSGDDFDQMLKISHAKKYDCKEPLLLILGTGKQDGWRSLRAFVCPAGCAPLELLPRVGAADEK comes from the coding sequence ATGACGGACTGGAGCGGGAAGACAGCTGACGGCACCTTCGCCGTGCAGATTCAGGCGCCGGTGCTCGGTGCTCTAGATCGCCTCTGCCGCGAAGCAGGCGCTTTCGAGACAGGCGGCATCCTCATTGGCCGCTACTCGGACGATCTCGCGGTGGCGATCGTGCGGGAGGCGACGCCGCCACCGCTAGACTCGCGTCGCGGGCGCTCGTGGTTCGTGCGGGGCGTGGGCGGCCTCGGCGACATTCTCGGCAATAGTTGGCGGGCGAAGGAGCGCACGTACTACGTCGGTGAGTGGCACTTCCATCCCGTCGCCCACATCGAACCGAGCGGCGACGACTTCGACCAGATGCTCAAAATCAGCCACGCCAAGAAGTACGACTGTAAGGAACCGTTGCTGCTCATCCTCGGCACCGGCAAGCAAGATGGGTGGCGCTCGCTCCGTGCGTTCGTCTGCCCAGCGGGCTGCGCCCCATTGGAGCTCTTACCTCGGGTTGGAGCCGCTGATGAAAAGTGA
- a CDS encoding serine/threonine protein kinase, producing MTSNLLRLPSGAIVDGWHVSRELGNGGFAVVYLVEKNGKPHALKVARHREASGDDKQTHARMVREATTLLMLDHPNIIRHRGYGYAETGNMYVALEYVDGWTLAEWKERKHPTIHEILRVFVKLASALSYMHERGVLHRDLKLVNVLIRKSDGEPIIIDFGCATYSMAEDLTEEGLPPGTERFRAPEQFKFLREHKNEHRARYAFRVADEIFAFGVMLYELLADPRPAEQRPRIALNNPMMPPPPVRAANPRIPLALSELVERILSRDPSKRPVDTEALRRELEEHLERSGAEYMVPAHAPSEQWSSEPSGVGGPPGVPSNGPTLPKRASRVLAAGAALVMALAAAVTFWRASGDIPSPIPDHSTPPMTSPLDMSLPSPAPIVLPPATDVGQKEGSTVKMTTPEVPTQERPPRVRNKVSAAECAGLSLVAALAAGCPGSQIRPESFTCPAGAVRAMVNELHWEHLDRFHLVLDDRHNIDGRAWFTPGSEVVGVVPKMKGLNRRQLEVAPPGTRFYGKAYYLSDKMGRADGPALVVRYDRVKLPGQDERPVCFVVEGTAYEFKDSRVQASNWNVGKVVDRWP from the coding sequence ATGACATCGAATCTGCTGAGGCTGCCATCTGGTGCCATTGTTGACGGCTGGCATGTTTCAAGGGAACTCGGCAACGGTGGGTTTGCCGTCGTCTACTTGGTGGAGAAGAACGGCAAGCCGCATGCGCTCAAGGTGGCGCGCCATCGCGAAGCCAGTGGGGATGACAAGCAGACGCATGCCCGGATGGTGCGTGAGGCGACAACACTCCTCATGCTGGATCATCCCAACATCATCCGGCACAGGGGGTATGGCTACGCGGAAACGGGCAATATGTATGTCGCGTTGGAATACGTGGACGGCTGGACGCTGGCGGAGTGGAAAGAGCGCAAGCACCCCACGATCCATGAAATCTTGCGAGTCTTCGTCAAGCTCGCTTCCGCGCTGTCGTACATGCATGAGCGGGGCGTGCTTCATCGGGATTTGAAGCTGGTCAACGTCCTGATCCGCAAGAGCGATGGGGAGCCCATCATCATCGACTTCGGCTGCGCGACCTACTCAATGGCCGAAGACCTGACAGAAGAAGGGTTGCCACCGGGGACCGAGCGCTTCCGAGCACCCGAGCAGTTCAAGTTCCTGCGGGAACACAAGAACGAGCACCGGGCACGGTATGCATTCAGGGTGGCCGACGAGATCTTCGCGTTTGGAGTCATGCTCTACGAACTGCTGGCGGACCCGCGACCAGCGGAACAACGGCCGCGCATCGCCCTGAACAACCCCATGATGCCACCGCCTCCGGTACGGGCGGCGAATCCCCGGATACCCTTGGCGCTCAGCGAACTGGTCGAGAGGATTCTTTCTCGGGACCCCTCCAAGCGCCCCGTTGACACGGAGGCCCTCCGTCGTGAACTGGAAGAGCACCTGGAACGCTCGGGGGCCGAGTACATGGTGCCCGCCCATGCCCCCTCGGAACAGTGGTCGTCCGAGCCTTCAGGGGTTGGGGGGCCTCCTGGGGTGCCTTCCAACGGCCCTACGCTGCCCAAGAGGGCCTCAAGGGTGCTCGCCGCAGGTGCCGCCCTGGTGATGGCCCTGGCTGCGGCTGTGACCTTCTGGCGGGCCTCTGGAGACATTCCCTCCCCGATTCCGGACCATTCCACCCCGCCGATGACCTCCCCCCTTGATATGTCCCTCCCGAGCCCCGCGCCGATCGTCCTCCCCCCGGCGACGGACGTTGGCCAGAAGGAAGGTTCCACCGTGAAGATGACGACACCTGAAGTCCCGACCCAAGAGCGCCCCCCGCGCGTGCGCAACAAGGTCAGTGCTGCCGAATGCGCGGGGCTGTCCCTCGTTGCGGCACTGGCAGCGGGCTGCCCCGGTTCTCAGATCCGGCCCGAGTCCTTCACCTGTCCGGCCGGTGCTGTACGTGCCATGGTGAATGAGCTTCACTGGGAACACCTCGACCGCTTCCACCTCGTTCTCGACGACCGGCACAACATTGACGGGAGAGCTTGGTTCACCCCCGGCTCAGAAGTGGTGGGGGTTGTCCCGAAGATGAAGGGGCTTAACCGGAGGCAGCTCGAAGTGGCCCCCCCCGGGACACGCTTCTACGGGAAGGCGTACTACCTCTCGGACAAGATGGGCCGAGCGGACGGGCCAGCGCTGGTGGTGCGGTACGACCGCGTGAAGCTCCCCGGGCAGGACGAGAGGCCCGTCTGCTTCGTGGTAGAGGGGACCGCCTACGAGTTCAAGGATAGTCGCGTGCAGGCCAGCAACTGGAACGTTGGCAAAGTCGTGGACCGCTGGCCCTGA
- a CDS encoding IS1182-like element ISStau7 family transposase, giving the protein MERWKPEVKCSEREERLLKLAGRSRKLFVFLREHRHELFAEAFQAELEAMYRDSGQGDEPQPPALMCMGVLLQAYLQVSDAEAVRLSATDRCWRLVLGTLAQDDDKPAFSQGGLQQFRQRLIRHDMDRRLLERTVELAKETRAFDWKKLPKQLRVAVDSRPLEGAGRVEDTFNLLGHAGRKIAECMAVALETTVEEGCAQAGAPLLAASSIKAALDVDWNDSEQKAEALNRLCKQLDRLSAWVEKRRPKESEEAPLGRYIEALVQVKAQDLEPVPGGVRIRQGVAEDRRVSIEDAQMRHGRKSKSKRFNGFKQHLSTHLDSELVLACAVTPANRPEEEAAPQLQADMARIGFEPDELLIDRAYLNSTLVEHVVGRAGAIVCKPWKGAHGKPGLFGKRDFKINVRDGTITCPGGQVETFEPGQVVQFEPEVCGPCPLRAQCTHAATGRGRTVTMGEDEALQKKLRSLQETRTGRAKLRERVGVEHRLAHLSNRQGPRARYLGTRKNTFDLRRLCAVQNLETLARRSAANGGALTCSVL; this is encoded by the coding sequence ATGGAGCGATGGAAGCCGGAGGTGAAGTGCAGCGAGCGGGAGGAGAGGCTGCTGAAGCTGGCGGGCAGGAGCCGAAAGCTGTTCGTGTTCCTGAGAGAGCATCGCCACGAGCTGTTCGCGGAGGCCTTCCAAGCGGAGTTGGAGGCAATGTATCGCGACTCGGGACAAGGAGACGAGCCGCAGCCGCCCGCGCTGATGTGCATGGGAGTGCTGCTCCAGGCCTACCTCCAAGTCTCGGATGCGGAGGCGGTACGGCTGTCGGCGACGGACCGTTGCTGGAGATTGGTGCTGGGGACGCTTGCGCAAGACGATGACAAACCCGCCTTCTCGCAGGGAGGGCTGCAGCAGTTTCGCCAACGGCTCATCCGCCACGACATGGACCGTCGGCTGCTGGAGCGGACGGTAGAGCTGGCCAAAGAGACGAGAGCCTTCGACTGGAAGAAGCTGCCCAAGCAGCTGAGAGTGGCGGTGGACAGCCGCCCTTTAGAAGGAGCCGGGCGGGTTGAGGACACCTTCAACCTGCTCGGCCACGCGGGGCGGAAAATAGCCGAGTGCATGGCAGTGGCGCTGGAAACAACCGTCGAGGAGGGCTGTGCTCAGGCGGGCGCGCCGCTGCTGGCGGCCTCGAGCATCAAGGCCGCCTTGGACGTCGACTGGAACGATTCGGAACAGAAGGCCGAGGCACTCAATCGCCTCTGCAAGCAGTTGGATCGGCTGTCAGCATGGGTGGAGAAGAGGCGTCCCAAGGAGAGCGAGGAGGCACCGCTGGGGCGCTACATCGAAGCGCTCGTTCAGGTGAAAGCACAGGACTTGGAGCCTGTGCCAGGCGGGGTACGGATTCGGCAAGGTGTCGCCGAGGACCGGCGCGTCTCCATTGAAGATGCTCAGATGCGCCACGGCCGCAAGAGCAAGAGCAAGCGGTTCAATGGTTTCAAGCAGCACCTGAGCACGCATCTGGATTCGGAGCTGGTGCTGGCCTGTGCGGTGACGCCCGCCAATCGGCCTGAGGAGGAGGCGGCTCCCCAGCTTCAAGCGGACATGGCGCGGATAGGATTCGAGCCGGATGAACTGCTGATAGACCGGGCCTATCTGAACAGCACCCTGGTGGAGCACGTGGTGGGGAGGGCAGGTGCCATCGTCTGCAAACCGTGGAAAGGTGCTCACGGCAAGCCTGGGCTCTTTGGGAAAAGAGACTTCAAGATCAACGTTCGTGACGGAACCATCACCTGTCCCGGCGGACAGGTGGAGACCTTTGAGCCGGGGCAGGTCGTCCAGTTCGAGCCTGAAGTCTGCGGCCCGTGCCCCCTGCGCGCGCAGTGTACGCATGCAGCGACCGGCCGGGGACGGACCGTCACGATGGGGGAGGATGAAGCCCTCCAGAAGAAGCTGCGAAGTCTTCAAGAAACCCGCACCGGACGCGCCAAACTGCGCGAGCGCGTCGGTGTCGAACATCGGCTCGCCCACCTGAGCAACCGGCAGGGGCCTCGTGCTCGCTATCTGGGCACGCGCAAGAATACATTCGACCTGCGTCGCCTCTGTGCCGTGCAGAACCTGGAGACCCTCGCACGACGCTCAGCGGCGAACGGAGGGGCTCTAACCTGTTCGGTGCTCTAG
- a CDS encoding phospholipase D-like domain-containing protein: MKTISVAIPCRSLKVQVHLGPADGLSLMEQFALRTIAASANTEEKLRQSLALPPRVSLDLCVDLLRAGFITLERSSGMMVLSESVRQEIGDPAHPTEGWARRLASLRPPDPREYVLFQELVSGAVFHATREATQPPPLLYAPENDQLPLIEEIPKAQLMVAVASALRSRYSSGEEDLSSAEQMIASSLLRQRVLDATVHGASDVGGLAGANAQRRRVVVELRALPGAQEDGPPDLRVVGPATLPASVRRGIALGLRQLWDRGIARDKNQFFVRLPLDEKSGAQEAVARSIHPALSVSELESALKDLADPTTLPQEELLQMHTQLSSLEQNAAEEVSEGRSYRADTHLVVGAAAHHELLLRALREARQQTVLAGPWLGQLEQSEPLRMAILDAVTRGVQVHLLWGIDHKAQAQQCIPPRLRELMELTRPDGQRPGALYVPDRSCAVHAKFIVCDMSWALVTSCNFLNSGPERSALEIGLKLELPDKQAAVPEGAMEEWSAVDERPETPRALISILSWARTLLPDFRLQRALNDDPTLFGRRATAAPVALGGKVRPPSPQPSSAQSTLRGTLSPEKAMALARGIWHDGWKQSLASLKKELLQVRGAAIPTFDAEHRQLLLEAFASARERIVISSKTLGSGVLGSVPVEELHKALERGVKVTLVFNDEWDAGGDYGARRDKLEASGARLLNRNVHAKILVCDDWAIVSSFNFLSFEGYYDNEHRARHELGVRVLDRALTDELIAQLERDPQRAGASTQTTA; the protein is encoded by the coding sequence GTGAAGACCATCTCCGTGGCCATCCCCTGCCGTTCCCTCAAGGTCCAGGTGCATCTGGGGCCAGCTGACGGGCTGAGCCTGATGGAGCAGTTCGCGCTGCGCACCATTGCAGCGAGCGCCAACACCGAGGAGAAGCTTCGCCAATCACTGGCGCTGCCTCCCCGGGTTTCCCTGGACCTGTGCGTGGACCTGCTGCGCGCAGGCTTCATCACGCTGGAGCGCTCCTCGGGGATGATGGTGTTGTCGGAATCCGTGCGCCAGGAGATAGGTGACCCCGCGCACCCAACCGAGGGATGGGCACGGCGACTGGCCTCCTTGAGGCCACCGGACCCGCGTGAATACGTCCTCTTCCAGGAGCTCGTCTCTGGAGCCGTCTTCCACGCGACCCGGGAGGCCACCCAGCCGCCCCCCCTACTGTACGCGCCCGAGAACGACCAGCTGCCTCTCATCGAGGAGATTCCCAAAGCACAGCTGATGGTGGCAGTGGCCAGCGCGCTGCGCAGCCGCTACTCGTCTGGTGAGGAGGACCTGAGCAGCGCCGAGCAGATGATTGCCTCAAGCCTCCTGCGGCAGCGGGTCCTCGATGCAACGGTGCACGGCGCGAGCGACGTGGGTGGGCTGGCGGGCGCCAACGCGCAGCGCAGGAGGGTCGTCGTCGAGCTTCGAGCACTCCCGGGCGCCCAGGAGGACGGTCCGCCCGACCTGCGAGTCGTGGGCCCGGCGACGCTTCCGGCCTCGGTGAGGCGCGGTATCGCCCTGGGCCTCCGGCAGCTGTGGGACCGCGGCATTGCTCGCGACAAGAACCAGTTCTTCGTCCGCCTCCCGCTCGACGAGAAGTCCGGAGCGCAGGAAGCTGTCGCTCGCAGCATCCATCCCGCCCTGAGTGTCTCCGAGCTGGAGAGCGCCCTTAAGGACCTTGCGGACCCCACGACCCTTCCCCAGGAGGAGCTGCTGCAGATGCACACGCAGCTCTCGTCGCTGGAGCAGAACGCCGCTGAGGAGGTCTCCGAGGGGCGCAGCTACCGGGCCGACACGCACCTGGTGGTCGGGGCCGCGGCGCACCATGAGCTGCTCCTGCGCGCGCTGCGCGAGGCCAGGCAGCAGACGGTGCTCGCCGGCCCCTGGCTGGGGCAGTTGGAGCAAAGTGAGCCGCTGCGCATGGCCATCCTCGACGCCGTCACGCGAGGCGTGCAGGTGCACCTGCTGTGGGGCATCGACCACAAGGCGCAGGCGCAGCAGTGCATCCCTCCACGTCTGCGCGAGCTGATGGAGCTGACACGGCCGGATGGACAGCGCCCTGGCGCGCTCTACGTCCCGGACCGCTCCTGCGCGGTGCACGCTAAGTTCATCGTCTGCGACATGAGCTGGGCCCTCGTCACCAGTTGCAACTTCCTCAACAGCGGCCCGGAACGCAGCGCGCTGGAGATTGGACTCAAGCTGGAGCTCCCCGACAAGCAGGCTGCGGTGCCCGAGGGTGCCATGGAGGAGTGGAGCGCCGTGGATGAGCGGCCTGAGACCCCCCGTGCCCTGATTTCCATCCTGAGTTGGGCGCGCACGCTGCTGCCGGACTTCCGCCTCCAACGTGCGCTCAATGACGACCCCACCCTCTTCGGGCGCCGCGCCACAGCTGCGCCGGTGGCCCTCGGAGGCAAGGTCCGGCCGCCCAGCCCGCAGCCCTCATCGGCACAGAGCACCCTGAGAGGAACGCTCTCCCCCGAAAAGGCCATGGCGCTCGCCCGAGGCATCTGGCACGACGGATGGAAGCAGAGCCTGGCCAGCCTCAAGAAGGAACTGCTCCAAGTGCGCGGCGCCGCCATCCCCACTTTTGATGCCGAGCACCGCCAGCTCCTGCTGGAAGCCTTCGCCTCCGCCCGGGAGCGCATCGTCATCTCCTCCAAGACGCTCGGCAGCGGTGTGCTGGGTTCGGTGCCCGTGGAGGAGCTGCACAAGGCCCTGGAGCGCGGCGTCAAGGTCACCCTGGTGTTCAACGACGAGTGGGATGCCGGGGGTGACTACGGCGCAAGGCGTGACAAGCTTGAGGCGTCGGGGGCACGCCTGCTCAACCGAAACGTGCATGCCAAAATCCTGGTGTGCGACGACTGGGCCATTGTCTCGAGCTTCAACTTCCTCTCCTTCGAGGGCTACTACGATAACGAGCACCGGGCCCGACATGAGCTGGGGGTTCGCGTGCTGGATAGAGCCTTGACCGACGAACTCATCGCCCAGTTGGAGCGAGATCCCCAGCGGGCCGGGGCCTCCACCCAGACCACGGCTTGA
- a CDS encoding transposase zinc-binding domain-containing protein: MQERGWEYRRRQPQGTVLYEAVRDHLATLLAEASEMGRGLPRYVERDFAKYLECGVLAHDFARVQCENCKDELLVAFSCKGRGVCPSCNCYRARRMRGKWAELSALVDGKALVSRSSCCTSSTLACA; this comes from the coding sequence GTGCAGGAGCGTGGGTGGGAGTACCGGCGGAGGCAGCCGCAGGGGACGGTGCTGTACGAGGCGGTGAGGGATCACCTCGCCACGTTGCTGGCGGAGGCCAGTGAGATGGGGAGAGGCTTGCCCCGGTATGTGGAGCGGGACTTCGCCAAGTACCTGGAATGTGGGGTATTGGCGCACGACTTCGCGCGGGTGCAATGCGAGAACTGCAAGGACGAACTCCTCGTCGCTTTTTCATGCAAGGGGCGTGGGGTGTGTCCCTCCTGTAACTGTTACCGCGCACGCAGGATGAGGGGGAAGTGGGCAGAATTGAGCGCACTGGTTGATGGCAAGGCGCTGGTCTCGCGAAGCTCGTGCTGCACCTCGAGCACCCTGGCTTGCGCGTGA